A window of the Rhodoluna limnophila genome harbors these coding sequences:
- a CDS encoding transcription antitermination factor NusB, with amino-acid sequence MAKNERRISAREVAIDLLMAVEKDDAYANLLLPKLLEKARLDSRDTAFAQELAFGTLRWQLFYDRVVEECAQRYSDEIDISALVFLRLGAHQILGMRVPSHAALSETVELAKHYLSRGAVGFVNGVLRRVSERTRDEWLQVVLNGLENPHERLAVEFSHPIWVVRALEQALKLDNRGTELEDLLFADNIAPLVSLVGLPGIATKRDFEDLPIGPASPIGAQLDGGDPNNLVAFREGRIRVQDQGSQLAALALVEATDAAENETWLDMCAGPGGKAALLAAEAKLAGATLVCNEVAPHRAKLVSQALSLVDPRLKVTVADGRLIGSTTPEEYDRILLDAPCTGLGALRRRPESRWRKQQADVAELTKLQEELLASAWAALKPGGVLAYVTCSPHLAETNAIADWAQKKLGAKLIDTNEVLHKINPDLHLNSNRKTAQLWPHIHSTDAMFIALMQK; translated from the coding sequence ATGGCTAAAAACGAACGAAGAATCAGTGCGCGTGAAGTGGCTATTGATTTGCTCATGGCGGTTGAAAAAGATGATGCCTATGCAAACCTCCTTCTTCCAAAGTTGCTTGAGAAGGCTCGACTGGATTCAAGAGACACCGCTTTTGCCCAGGAACTTGCCTTTGGAACTCTCCGGTGGCAGCTTTTCTACGATCGCGTAGTTGAGGAATGCGCTCAGCGCTACAGCGATGAAATTGACATCTCGGCTTTGGTTTTTCTTCGACTGGGAGCACACCAAATCCTCGGGATGCGCGTTCCATCTCACGCAGCACTCAGTGAGACTGTTGAGCTAGCCAAGCACTATTTGAGTCGGGGAGCGGTCGGCTTTGTTAACGGTGTCCTTCGAAGGGTCTCGGAACGAACCCGAGATGAATGGCTGCAGGTGGTTTTGAATGGCCTAGAAAACCCACACGAGCGTCTAGCCGTCGAATTCAGTCACCCTATCTGGGTGGTTCGAGCTCTTGAGCAGGCGCTGAAACTCGACAACCGCGGTACCGAGCTTGAAGATTTACTTTTCGCAGACAATATCGCGCCTTTGGTCAGCCTGGTTGGCCTTCCGGGAATAGCGACCAAACGCGACTTCGAAGACTTACCAATCGGACCGGCAAGCCCAATCGGTGCCCAGCTTGATGGGGGTGACCCGAATAACTTGGTTGCTTTCCGTGAGGGCCGTATTCGCGTTCAGGACCAAGGCTCACAGTTAGCCGCGTTGGCCTTAGTAGAGGCCACGGACGCAGCTGAAAATGAAACCTGGCTGGACATGTGTGCCGGACCGGGTGGAAAAGCCGCTTTGCTGGCGGCCGAAGCCAAGCTAGCGGGGGCCACACTGGTTTGCAACGAGGTTGCACCTCATCGCGCCAAATTAGTCAGTCAGGCCTTGAGCTTGGTTGACCCGCGCCTGAAAGTCACCGTTGCTGACGGCAGGCTTATTGGAAGCACCACTCCCGAAGAATATGATCGAATCCTTCTTGATGCACCCTGCACCGGTCTGGGAGCCCTGCGCAGGCGTCCTGAGTCACGCTGGAGAAAACAGCAGGCCGATGTAGCCGAGTTGACCAAACTTCAAGAAGAGCTGCTAGCCAGCGCCTGGGCGGCACTAAAGCCTGGTGGTGTTCTTGCCTATGTGACTTGCTCACCGCACCTTGCCGAGACAAATGCGATTGCAGACTGGGCACAGAAAAAACTGGGCGCCAAACTGATTGACACCAATGAGGTGCTTCACAAAATCAATCCTGACTTACACCTGAATTCAAACCGAAAAACGGCTCAACTTTGGCCGCATATTCACAGCACCGATGCGATGTTTA
- the fmt gene encoding methionyl-tRNA formyltransferase, with product MKVLFAGTPLNAARTLSSLHENGVEIVGVLTRVDAPIGRKKVLTPSPVAQTAESLGLPIIKANRVDPSVLEEIKLLGADLGVVVAFGAIFRTETLMALPKGWINLHYSLLPRWRGAAPVQHAILNGDATTGVSIFQLDEGMDTGPIHSIIPTEITPGETSGELLDRLTNLGISGLLEVIPRVAAGLAVTTPQDETAVATLASKLNRELAHINWNESAHQIEHLVCAMNPEPMAWTTLDGESFRVIAARALGAVDWAALEGTDFEAGSLVHSGNRVLVSCGHGSLLELKEVQPAGKQIMRASDWMRGIKSDQKVLFI from the coding sequence TTGAAAGTTTTGTTCGCGGGCACGCCGCTAAACGCTGCGCGGACACTATCGTCGCTCCATGAAAACGGAGTTGAAATCGTTGGTGTCCTGACTCGCGTAGATGCACCCATTGGCCGAAAAAAGGTCTTGACTCCTTCGCCGGTTGCTCAAACCGCAGAATCACTCGGATTGCCAATCATCAAGGCAAATCGAGTTGACCCTAGTGTCCTTGAAGAAATCAAATTGCTTGGAGCAGACCTAGGCGTAGTTGTAGCCTTCGGGGCGATTTTCCGAACCGAGACTTTAATGGCGTTGCCAAAGGGTTGGATAAACCTTCACTACAGCCTGCTCCCACGGTGGCGAGGTGCAGCACCAGTTCAGCACGCAATTTTGAACGGTGATGCAACCACCGGAGTCTCGATATTCCAACTTGATGAGGGCATGGATACCGGCCCAATTCACAGCATCATCCCAACCGAGATCACCCCGGGTGAAACATCAGGGGAGCTCTTGGATCGACTAACTAACCTCGGTATATCGGGGCTACTCGAGGTTATTCCACGAGTTGCCGCTGGTTTGGCAGTAACTACTCCTCAGGATGAGACGGCAGTCGCCACTCTGGCCTCTAAACTCAATCGAGAACTTGCGCATATCAATTGGAATGAATCGGCTCACCAAATTGAGCACCTAGTCTGTGCCATGAATCCAGAACCGATGGCATGGACCACCCTTGATGGTGAGTCTTTTAGAGTAATCGCCGCGCGGGCGTTGGGTGCAGTTGACTGGGCAGCCCTCGAGGGCACTGATTTCGAAGCAGGGTCACTGGTCCACAGCGGTAATCGTGTTTTGGTGAGTTGTGGCCACGGATCCTTGCTAGAACTCAAAGAAGTACAGCCTGCAGGCAAACAGATCATGCGCGCTTCTGATTGGATGCGCGGAATTAAGTCCGATCAGAAAGTTCTCTTCATTTAA